The following coding sequences lie in one Arabidopsis thaliana chromosome 3, partial sequence genomic window:
- a CDS encoding LETM1-like protein yields the protein MAARLQRPGLVSSSSTSKPCLPRMSIVTFISCKRTVHLEYLSNCLSNPRSQLFVRYGFLERSNKKKSQRLVLASAEDGVAINGSPQPRSSSNLEDMRTSFTGSLQDENNSNGLNQSLHDAARSIELAVKEKITPSRFSWFPSTWLGADKYAWVKTLSYQASLYSLLQAVNEISSRGNYRDEDINVFVQRSLSRQAAPLENMMRENLSSKHPKAYEWFWSEQVPSVVTSFVNYLEGDQRFVAATSVYAKGKSAAASNEIEVSLLMLVLNCIAAITKVGPAKFSCPPFFSMIPDTTGRLMEKLVDFVPLPQAYHSIKSIGLQREFLTHFGPRAAVCRVNGDIDTDEVIFWVDLIQKQLQRAIDREKIWSKLTTSESIEVLERDLAIFGFFIALGRSTQSILAANGFDSLENPLEDLVRHLIGGSVLYYPQLSAISSYQLYVEVVCEELEWIPFYPNNTGTQPPNQSHGHKTKPEGPPNYEVIPQLLDVCSYWLQSFIKYSKWPENPSNVKAAKFLSKGHKTLVRCKEELGILKNASSIVRESNSFDKALESVDEALVRLESLLQELYVSNSSSGKEQIKAACSDLEKIRKLKKEAEFLEATFRAKAASLQQVFFFHCHFLF from the exons ATGGCAGCTAGACTACAACGACCTGGGCTTGTATCCTCAAG CTCTACTTCAAAACCATGTCTTCCAAGGATGTCCATTGTTACTTTCATATCCTGCAAAAGGACTGTACACTTGGAGTACTTATCAAATTGCTTGAGCAATCCGAGGAGCCAATTGTTTGTTAGATATGGTTTTCTGGAAAGGagcaacaagaagaaatcacAGAGGCTGGTCTTGGCATCTGCTGAAGATGGAGTAGCTATTAATGGAAGTCCTCAGCCAAGATCTAGTAGTAATTTGGAGGACATGAGGACTAGTTTCACCGGATCATTACAAGACGAAAACAATTCTAATGGACTTAACCAGTCTTTGCATGATGCTGCTAGATCTATTGAATTGGCTGTTAAAGAGAAGATTACTCCGTCCAGATTTTCGTGGTTTCCTTCGACTTGGCTTGGTGCTGATAAATATGCATGGGTGAAGACTCTTTCGTATCAG GCTTCTCTGTACTCCTTACTGCAAGCAGTAAATGAGATTTCATCTAGAGGCAATTACAGAGACGAGGATATTAATGTCTTTGTTCAAAGAAG CTTATCACGCCAAGCTGCTCCCCTTGAGAATATGATGCGAGAGAATCTTTCTTCCAAGCATCCTAAAGCCTATGAATGGTTTTGGTCCGAGCAAGTTCCTTCCGTGGTGACATCTTTTGTGAATTATCTTGAGGGGGACCAACGTTTTGTTGCTGCCACTTCTgt CTATGCAAAAGGAAAGTCCGCAGCTGCAAGTAATGAGATTGAAGTGTCACTTCTCATGCTTGTACTCAATTGCATTGCAGCAATCACGAAAGTTGGCCCAGCAAAATTTTCCTGCCCACCCTTCTTCTCTATGATTCCAGATACAACTGGAAGATTGATGGAAAAACTTGTAGACTTCGTTCCACTCCCTCAAGCGTATCATTCAATCAAAAGCATAGGCCTACAAAGAGAATTTCTTACTCATTTTGGTCCTCGCGCAGCAGTGTGCAGAGTTAATGGTGACATTGATACAGATGAAGTTATTTTCTGGGTTGATCTTATACAGAAACAACTGCAGCGGGCTATAGATAGGGAGAAAATATGGTCAAAGTTAACAACATCCGAAAGTATAGAG GTTTTGGAGAGAGATTTAGCAATTTTTGGATTCTTCATTGCTTTGGGCAGGAGCACACAGTCCATTTTAGCTGCAAATGGTTTTGATTCTCTGGAGAATCCTTTGGAAGACCTTGTTAG GCATCTTATTGGAGGCAGCGTCCTGTACTATCCTCAACTTTCAGCCATCAGTTCATACCAGCTGTATGTAGAG GTTGTTTGCGAAGAACTAGAATGGATTCCTTTCTATCCAAACAATACTGGAACACAGCCACCAAACCAATCACATGGGCATAAGACCAAACCAGAAGGACCACCCAATTATGAAGTTATTCCCCAACTGTTGGATGTTTGTTCTTATTGGCTACAgagttttattaaatatagtAAATGGCCAGAGAATCCATCTAATGTCAAGGCAGCAAAATTCTTATCTAAGGG GCACAAGACTTTGGTTCGGTGTAAAGAAGAACTGGGGATATTAAA gaaTGCATCATCAATTGTTAGAGAGTCGAACTCATTTGACAAG GCCCTAGAAAGTGTAGATGAGGCCCTCGTTAGACTGGAAAGCCTGCTACAGGAGTTGTATGTATCAAACTCATCGTCTGGAAAGGAACAAATAAAAGCCGCGTGCTCTGACCTAGAGAAAATACGGAAGCTTAAGAAAGAGGCTGAATTTCTGGAGGCAACTTTCAGAGCCAAAGCAGCTTCCTTGCaacaggtttttttttttcattgtcactttttgttttga
- the TBL8 gene encoding TRICHOME BIREFRINGENCE-LIKE 8 (TRICHOME BIREFRINGENCE-LIKE 8 (TBL8); CONTAINS InterPro DOMAIN/s: Protein of unknown function DUF231, plant (InterPro:IPR004253); BEST Arabidopsis thaliana protein match is: TRICHOME BIREFRINGENCE-LIKE 9 (TAIR:AT5G06230.1); Has 1362 Blast hits to 1341 proteins in 32 species: Archae - 0; Bacteria - 0; Metazoa - 0; Fungi - 6; Plants - 1353; Viruses - 0; Other Eukaryotes - 3 (source: NCBI BLink).), with the protein MDHHQESNPLKEIFSLSSSPFFSTLKIKKHIFVGISLLITFLIFSVIVVDLAGFEPHLCFGFLLSPRTLTKERGNDDVCDYSYGRWVRRRRDVDETSYYGEECRFLDPGFRCLNNGRKDSGFRQWRWQPHGCDLPRFNASDFLERSRNGRIVFVGDSIGRNQWESLLCMLSQAVSNKSEIYEVNGNPISKHKGFLSMRFPEQNLTVEYHRTPFLVVVGRPPENSPVDVKMTVRVDEFNWQSKKWVGSDVLVFNTGHWWNEDKTFIAGCYFQEGGKLNKTMGVMEGFEKSLKTWKSWVLERLDSERSHVFFRSFSPVHYRNGTWNLGGLCDADTEPETDMKKMEPDPIHNNYISQAIQEMRYEHSKVKFLNITYLTEFRKDAHPSRYREPGTPEDAPQDCSHWCLPGVPDTWNEILYAQLLAMNYRTK; encoded by the exons AtggatcatcatcaagaatcaAATCCTCTGAAGGAgattttctctctatcttcgtctcctttcttctcaacgttgaaaatcaagaaacatatatttgttgggatctctcttctcatcaCCTTCCTAATATTCTCTGTTATCGTCGTTGATCTTGCCGGCTTCGAGCCTCATCTCTGTTTCGGATTCTTATTGTCGCCCCGAACCCTAACGAAGGAAAGAGGAAACGACGACGTATGCGACTATTCATACGGAAGATGGGTTCGTCGACGCCGTGATGTGGACGAAACCTCTTATTATGGAGAAGAGTGTCGGTTTCTGGATCCTGGTTTTCGTTGTCTGAATAATGGAAGAAAAGATTCTGGTTTTCGACAATGGCGATGGCAACCACATGGCTGCGATCTTCCACG ATTTAACGCAAGTGATTTTCTGGAGAGGAGTCGGAATGGGAGGATTGTGTTCGTCGGAGATTCTATCGGAAGAAACCAATGGGAATCTCTTCTGTGTATGCTTTCACAAGCAGTGTCTAATAAATCTGAGATATATGAAGTTAATGGAAACCCTATAAGCAAGCATAAGGGTTTCCTTTCGATGCGATTTCCGGAACAAAACCTAACCGTTGAATATCATAGAACACCGTTTCTGGTTGTGGTTGGTCGGCCTCCTGAGAACTCACCGGTAGATGTCAAAATGACTGTTAGAGTCGATGAGTTTAACTGGCAGTCCAAAAAATGGGTCGGCTCTGATGTTCTAGTCTTCAATACAGGGCATTGGTGGAACGAAGACAAGACCTTTATCGC GGGTTGCTATTTTCAGGAGGGAGGGAAATTGAACAAGACGATGGGAGTAATGGAGGGATTTGAGAAGTCTTTAAAGACATGGAAGTCATGGGTTTTAGAGAGACTAGATTCTGAGAGGAGTCATGTCTTCTTCAGAAGCTTCTCTCCTGTACACTACAG GAATGGGACATGGAACTTGGGTGGTTTGTGTGATGCAGATACAGAGCCAGAGACTgatatgaagaaaatggaacCTGACCCTATCCACAACAATTATATTTCTCAAGCAATCCAAGAAATGAGATATGAACATAGTAAGGTTAAGTTTCTGAACATTACATATCTGACCGAGTTCAGGAAAGATGCTCATCCTTCGCGGTATCGAGAACCGGGAACTCCTGAAGATGCTCCTCAAGACTGCAGTCACTGGTGCTTACCCGGAGTACCGGACACATGGAACGAGATTCTCTATGCGCAGCTTTTGGCAATGAATTACCGAACAAAGTGA
- a CDS encoding AP2/B3-like transcriptional factor family protein (AP2/B3-like transcriptional factor family protein; FUNCTIONS IN: sequence-specific DNA binding transcription factor activity; INVOLVED IN: regulation of transcription, DNA-dependent; LOCATED IN: cellular_component unknown; EXPRESSED IN: 18 plant structures; EXPRESSED DURING: 9 growth stages; CONTAINS InterPro DOMAIN/s: Transcriptional factor B3 (InterPro:IPR003340); BEST Arabidopsis thaliana protein match is: AP2/B3-like transcriptional factor family protein (TAIR:AT5G06250.2); Has 1345 Blast hits to 1343 proteins in 71 species: Archae - 0; Bacteria - 0; Metazoa - 0; Fungi - 0; Plants - 1345; Viruses - 0; Other Eukaryotes - 0 (source: NCBI BLink).), with product MSVNHYHNTLSLHHHHQNDVAIAQRESLFEKSLTPSDVGKLNRLVIPKQHAEKYFPLNNNNNNGGSGDDVATTEKGMLLSFEDESGKCWKFRYSYWNSSQSYVLTKGWSRYVKDKHLDAGDVVFFQRHRFDLHRLFIGWRRRGEASSSPAVSVVSQEALVNTTAYWSGLTTPYRQVHASTTYPNIHQEYSHYGAVVDHAQSIPPVVAGSSRTVRLFGVNLECHGDAVEPPPRPDVYNDQHIYYYSTPHPMNISFAGEALEQVGDGRG from the exons atgtcaGTCAACCATTACCACAACACTCTCTCGTTGcatcatcaccaccaaaaCGACGTAGCTATAGCACAACGAGAGTCTTTGTTCGAGAAATCACTCACACCAAGCGACGTCGGAAAGCTAAACCGCTTAGTCATACCAAAACAACACGCCGAGAAATACTTCCCtctcaataataataataataatggcGGCAGCGGAGATGACGTGGCGACGACGGAGAAAGGGATGCTTCTTAGCTTCGAGGATGAGTCAGGCAAGTGTTGGAAATTCAGATACTCTTATTGGAACAGTAGCCAAAGCTACGTGTTGACCAAAGGATGGAGCAGGTACGTCAAAGACAAACACCTCGACGCAGGCGACGTTGTTTTCTTTCAACGTCACCGTTTTGATCTCCATAGACTCTTCATTGGCTGGCGGAGACGCGGTgaagcttcttcctctcccGCTGTCTCCGTTGTGTCTCAAGAAGCTCTAGTTAATACGACGGCGTATTGGAGCGGCTTGACTACACCTTATCGTCAAGTACACGCGTCAACTACTTACCCTAATATTCACCAAGAGTATTCACACTATG GCGCCGTCGTTGATCATGCTCAGTCGATACCACCGGTGGTCGCAGGTAGCTCGAGGACGGTGAGGCTTTTTGGCGTGAACCTCGAATGTCATGGTGATGCCGTCGAGCCACCACCGCGTCCTGATGTCTATAATGACCAACACATTTACTATTACTCAACTCCTCATCCCatg AATATATCATTTGCTGGGGAAGCATTGGAGCAGGTAGGAGATGGACGAGGTTGA
- a CDS encoding AP2/B3-like transcriptional factor family protein: protein MSVNHYHNTLSLHHHHQNDVAIAQRESLFEKSLTPSDVGKLNRLVIPKQHAEKYFPLNNNNNNGGSGDDVATTEKGMLLSFEDESGKCWKFRYSYWNSSQSYVLTKGWSRYVKDKHLDAGDVVFFQRHRFDLHRLFIGWRRRGEASSSPAVSVVSQEALVNTTAYWSGLTTPYRQVHASTTYPNIHQEYSHYGAVVDHAQSIPPVVAGSSRTVRLFGVNLECHGDAVEPPPRPDVYNDQHIYYYSTPHPMVNIFFFYIFVRFKFLLTYDIIIKQMSWLFLETRQMKISNFKIDLKEIFMFNKLYKGGIRENNTIHLTVKPHGQFGFYLITLICFVYSFVSVASFCSLINISRKYIVSCENSLYFGFTILIC, encoded by the exons atgtcaGTCAACCATTACCACAACACTCTCTCGTTGcatcatcaccaccaaaaCGACGTAGCTATAGCACAACGAGAGTCTTTGTTCGAGAAATCACTCACACCAAGCGACGTCGGAAAGCTAAACCGCTTAGTCATACCAAAACAACACGCCGAGAAATACTTCCCtctcaataataataataataatggcGGCAGCGGAGATGACGTGGCGACGACGGAGAAAGGGATGCTTCTTAGCTTCGAGGATGAGTCAGGCAAGTGTTGGAAATTCAGATACTCTTATTGGAACAGTAGCCAAAGCTACGTGTTGACCAAAGGATGGAGCAGGTACGTCAAAGACAAACACCTCGACGCAGGCGACGTTGTTTTCTTTCAACGTCACCGTTTTGATCTCCATAGACTCTTCATTGGCTGGCGGAGACGCGGTgaagcttcttcctctcccGCTGTCTCCGTTGTGTCTCAAGAAGCTCTAGTTAATACGACGGCGTATTGGAGCGGCTTGACTACACCTTATCGTCAAGTACACGCGTCAACTACTTACCCTAATATTCACCAAGAGTATTCACACTATG GCGCCGTCGTTGATCATGCTCAGTCGATACCACCGGTGGTCGCAGGTAGCTCGAGGACGGTGAGGCTTTTTGGCGTGAACCTCGAATGTCATGGTGATGCCGTCGAGCCACCACCGCGTCCTGATGTCTATAATGACCAACACATTTACTATTACTCAACTCCTCATCCCatggtaaatattttttttttttacatttttgtcaGATTCAAATTTTTGCTTACGTatgatataattattaaacaGATGTCGTGGCTGTTTCTCGAGACGAGACAGATgaaaattagtaattttaaaatagacctgaaagagatttttatgtttaataaattatataaaggaGGAATCAGAGAGAATAATACTATACACTTGACTGTAAAACCACATGGccaatttggtttttatttgattactttgatttgttttgtttactctttTGTCTCTGTAGCCTCCTTTTgttcattaattaatatcaGCCGTAAGTATATAGTTTCCTGTGAAAACAGTctctattttggttttactatTCTAATTTGTTAG
- a CDS encoding AP2/B3-like transcriptional factor family protein (AP2/B3-like transcriptional factor family protein; FUNCTIONS IN: sequence-specific DNA binding transcription factor activity; INVOLVED IN: regulation of transcription, DNA-dependent; LOCATED IN: cellular_component unknown; EXPRESSED IN: 18 plant structures; EXPRESSED DURING: 9 growth stages; CONTAINS InterPro DOMAIN/s: Transcriptional factor B3 (InterPro:IPR003340); BEST Arabidopsis thaliana protein match is: AP2/B3-like transcriptional factor family protein (TAIR:AT5G06250.2); Has 1339 Blast hits to 1337 proteins in 71 species: Archae - 0; Bacteria - 0; Metazoa - 0; Fungi - 0; Plants - 1339; Viruses - 0; Other Eukaryotes - 0 (source: NCBI BLink).): MSVNHYHNTLSLHHHHQNDVAIAQRESLFEKSLTPSDVGKLNRLVIPKQHAEKYFPLNNNNNNGGSGDDVATTEKGMLLSFEDESGKCWKFRYSYWNSSQSYVLTKGWSRYVKDKHLDAGDVVFFQRHRFDLHRLFIGWRRRGEASSSPAVSVVSQEALVNTTAYWSGLTTPYRQVHASTTYPNIHQEYSHYGKFKPFISSFVFSFSLIYMSDLYSSLFSFKICLFHKNR; encoded by the coding sequence atgtcaGTCAACCATTACCACAACACTCTCTCGTTGcatcatcaccaccaaaaCGACGTAGCTATAGCACAACGAGAGTCTTTGTTCGAGAAATCACTCACACCAAGCGACGTCGGAAAGCTAAACCGCTTAGTCATACCAAAACAACACGCCGAGAAATACTTCCCtctcaataataataataataatggcGGCAGCGGAGATGACGTGGCGACGACGGAGAAAGGGATGCTTCTTAGCTTCGAGGATGAGTCAGGCAAGTGTTGGAAATTCAGATACTCTTATTGGAACAGTAGCCAAAGCTACGTGTTGACCAAAGGATGGAGCAGGTACGTCAAAGACAAACACCTCGACGCAGGCGACGTTGTTTTCTTTCAACGTCACCGTTTTGATCTCCATAGACTCTTCATTGGCTGGCGGAGACGCGGTgaagcttcttcctctcccGCTGTCTCCGTTGTGTCTCAAGAAGCTCTAGTTAATACGACGGCGTATTGGAGCGGCTTGACTACACCTTATCGTCAAGTACACGCGTCAACTACTTACCCTAATATTCACCAAGAGTATTCACACTATGGTAAATTCAAACCCTTtatttcctcttttgttttttctttctctcttatctATATGTCAGATTTATACTCCTCTCTGTTCTCTTTTaagatttgtctttttcataaaaatagaTGA
- a CDS encoding golgin family A protein (unknown protein; LOCATED IN: plasma membrane; EXPRESSED IN: 22 plant structures; EXPRESSED DURING: 13 growth stages; BEST Arabidopsis thaliana protein match is: unknown protein (TAIR:AT5G22310.1); Has 22320 Blast hits to 15179 proteins in 1213 species: Archae - 372; Bacteria - 2307; Metazoa - 10906; Fungi - 1700; Plants - 1146; Viruses - 65; Other Eukaryotes - 5824 (source: NCBI BLink).): MPRQNQSVENLLLLGKIRKRGCSSPTSSTSSILREGYRFKRAIVVGKRGGSTTPVPTWRLMGRSPSPRASGALHAAASPSSHCGSKTGKVSAPAPVSARKLAATLWEMNEMPSPRVVEEAAPMIRKSRKERIAPLPPPRSSVHSGSLPPHLSDPSHSPVSERMERSGTGSRQRRASSTVQKLRLGDCNVGARDPINSGSFMDIETRSRVETPTGSTVGVKTRLKDCSNALTTSKELLKIINRMWGQDDRPSSSMSLVSALHSELERARLQVNQLIHEHKPENNDISYLMKRFAEEKAVWKSNEQEVVEAAIESVAGELEVERKLRRRFESLNKKLGKELAETKSALMKAVKEIENEKRARVMVEKVCDELARDISEDKAEVEELKRESFKVKEEVEKEREMLQLADALREERVQMKLSEAKHQLEEKNAAVDKLRNQLQTYLKAKRCKEKTREPPQTQLHNEEAGDYLNHHISFGSYNIEDGEVENGNEEGSGESDLHSIELNIDNKSYKWPYGEENRGRKSTPRKSLSLQRSISDCVDWVVQSEKLQKSGDGGLDWGRSIDVEPKGYIDETQAYKPNKASSKDHHILSGSRLSNFRGGSVSKSRLSDASKGENQNARKSRW; encoded by the exons ATGCCGAGGCAGAATCAAAGCGTAGAGAATCTACTTCTACTTGGCAAAATCAGGAAACGTGGTTGTTCTTCGCCGACATCGTCGACTTCTTCGATTCTCCGTGAAGGTTATAGATTCAAAAGAGCGATAGTTGTTGGTAAAAGAGGAGGATCCACTACTCCTGTACCTACATGGAGACTTATGGGTCGATCTCCTTCTCCACGAGCTTCCGGTGCTTTACACGCTGCTGCTTCTCCGTCGTCTCACTGCGGGAGCAAAACCGGTAAAGTATCAGCTCCTGCTCCTGTTTCAGCTAGGAAGTTAGCTGCGACGCTTTGGGAGATGAACGAGATGCCTTCACCTAGAGTTGTGGAGGAGGCTGCGCCAATGATTAGAAAGAGTAGAAAGGAGAGAATCGCGCCGCTTCCTCCGCCGAGATCATCGGTTCATTCTGGTTCTCTACCGCCTCATCTTTCTGATCCGTCGCATAGTCCAGTCTCTGAG AGGATGGAAAGATCAGGGACTGGGAGTCGCCAGAGAAGAGCTTCATCAACTGTGCAAAAGCTTAGGCTTGGAGACTGCAATGTGGGGGCTAGGGATCCTATTAACAGTGGCAGCTTCATGGAT ATTGAGACTCGATCACGGGTGGAGACACCGACTGGGTCAACTGTGGGTGTCAAAACACGGTTGAAGGATTGTAGTAACGCTCTCACAACATCAAAAGAGCTTCTCAAAATCATTAACAGAATGTGGGGTCAAGACGACCGCCCATCTTCTAGCATGTCCCTCGTCTCTGCTTTACATTCTGAGCTCGAAAGAGCTCGCTTACAGGTCAATCAGTTAATCCACGAACATAAACCGGAAAACAACGACATTAGCTACTTGATGAAGCGTTTTGCCGAAGAGAAAGCTGTGTGGAAAAGCAACGAGCAAGAAGTTGTTGAGGCTGCAATCGAATCTGTTGCTGGTGAGCTAGAAGTGGAGAGGAAGCTGAGGAGACGGTTTGAGAGCTTGAACAAGAAATTGGGCAAAGAATTGGCTGAAACAAAATCAGCTCTGATGAAAGCAGTTAAAGAAATCGAGAACGAGAAGCGAGCGAGAGTGATGGTTGAGAAAGTTTGTGATGAACTAGCAAGAGACATAAGCGAAGACAAAGCCGAAGTTGAAGAACTGAAGAGAGAATCTTTTaaagtcaaagaagaagtcgaaaaggaaagagagatgTTGCAGTTAGCAGATGCATTGCGGGAAGAGAGAGTACAGATGAAACTATCGGAGGCTAAACACCAGCTCGAGGAGAAAAACGCAGCTGTTGATAAGCTAAGAAACCAGCTTCAAACTTACCTCAAAGCAAAAAGATGTAAAGAGAAGACCCGTGAACCACCTCAAACTCAGCTACATAACGAAGAGGCTGGAGATTATTTAAACCATCACATCAGTTTTGGATCATATAACATCGAAGATGGAGAAGTCGAGAATGGAAATGAAGAAGGTTCAGGCGAAAGCGACCTTCATTCCATAGAACTGAACATAGACAACAAGAGCTATAAATGGCCTTATGGTGAagagaacagaggaagaaaatCAACGCCAAGGAAAAGCCTTTCTTTACAAAGAAGCATATCGGATTGTGTTGATTGGGTTGTACAGAGCGAGAAGCTTCAAAAAAGTGGAGATGGAGGGTTGGATTGGGGAAGATCTATTGACGTTGAGCCTAAAGGGTATATAGATGAAACACAAGCTTATAAACCAAACAAGGCTTCTTCAAAAGATCACCATATCCTCTCGGGTTCGAGACTAAGTAACTTCCGCGGTGGATCTGTTTCAAAGTCGCGGTTATCGGATGCTTCGAAAGGCGAGAACCAGAATGCCAGAAAATCAAGATGGTAA
- a CDS encoding golgin family A protein: protein MERSGTGSRQRRASSTVQKLRLGDCNVGARDPINSGSFMDIETRSRVETPTGSTVGVKTRLKDCSNALTTSKELLKIINRMWGQDDRPSSSMSLVSALHSELERARLQVNQLIHEHKPENNDISYLMKRFAEEKAVWKSNEQEVVEAAIESVAGELEVERKLRRRFESLNKKLGKELAETKSALMKAVKEIENEKRARVMVEKVCDELARDISEDKAEVEELKRESFKVKEEVEKEREMLQLADALREERVQMKLSEAKHQLEEKNAAVDKLRNQLQTYLKAKRCKEKTREPPQTQLHNEEAGDYLNHHISFGSYNIEDGEVENGNEEGSGESDLHSIELNIDNKSYKWPYGEENRGRKSTPRKSLSLQRSISDCVDWVVQSEKLQKSGDGGLDWGRSIDVEPKGYIDETQAYKPNKASSKDHHILSGSRLSNFRGGSVSKSRLSDASKGENQNARKSRW, encoded by the exons ATGGAAAGATCAGGGACTGGGAGTCGCCAGAGAAGAGCTTCATCAACTGTGCAAAAGCTTAGGCTTGGAGACTGCAATGTGGGGGCTAGGGATCCTATTAACAGTGGCAGCTTCATGGAT ATTGAGACTCGATCACGGGTGGAGACACCGACTGGGTCAACTGTGGGTGTCAAAACACGGTTGAAGGATTGTAGTAACGCTCTCACAACATCAAAAGAGCTTCTCAAAATCATTAACAGAATGTGGGGTCAAGACGACCGCCCATCTTCTAGCATGTCCCTCGTCTCTGCTTTACATTCTGAGCTCGAAAGAGCTCGCTTACAGGTCAATCAGTTAATCCACGAACATAAACCGGAAAACAACGACATTAGCTACTTGATGAAGCGTTTTGCCGAAGAGAAAGCTGTGTGGAAAAGCAACGAGCAAGAAGTTGTTGAGGCTGCAATCGAATCTGTTGCTGGTGAGCTAGAAGTGGAGAGGAAGCTGAGGAGACGGTTTGAGAGCTTGAACAAGAAATTGGGCAAAGAATTGGCTGAAACAAAATCAGCTCTGATGAAAGCAGTTAAAGAAATCGAGAACGAGAAGCGAGCGAGAGTGATGGTTGAGAAAGTTTGTGATGAACTAGCAAGAGACATAAGCGAAGACAAAGCCGAAGTTGAAGAACTGAAGAGAGAATCTTTTaaagtcaaagaagaagtcgaaaaggaaagagagatgTTGCAGTTAGCAGATGCATTGCGGGAAGAGAGAGTACAGATGAAACTATCGGAGGCTAAACACCAGCTCGAGGAGAAAAACGCAGCTGTTGATAAGCTAAGAAACCAGCTTCAAACTTACCTCAAAGCAAAAAGATGTAAAGAGAAGACCCGTGAACCACCTCAAACTCAGCTACATAACGAAGAGGCTGGAGATTATTTAAACCATCACATCAGTTTTGGATCATATAACATCGAAGATGGAGAAGTCGAGAATGGAAATGAAGAAGGTTCAGGCGAAAGCGACCTTCATTCCATAGAACTGAACATAGACAACAAGAGCTATAAATGGCCTTATGGTGAagagaacagaggaagaaaatCAACGCCAAGGAAAAGCCTTTCTTTACAAAGAAGCATATCGGATTGTGTTGATTGGGTTGTACAGAGCGAGAAGCTTCAAAAAAGTGGAGATGGAGGGTTGGATTGGGGAAGATCTATTGACGTTGAGCCTAAAGGGTATATAGATGAAACACAAGCTTATAAACCAAACAAGGCTTCTTCAAAAGATCACCATATCCTCTCGGGTTCGAGACTAAGTAACTTCCGCGGTGGATCTGTTTCAAAGTCGCGGTTATCGGATGCTTCGAAAGGCGAGAACCAGAATGCCAGAAAATCAAGATGGTAA
- a CDS encoding bric-a-brac protein (unknown protein; Has 30201 Blast hits to 17322 proteins in 780 species: Archae - 12; Bacteria - 1396; Metazoa - 17338; Fungi - 3422; Plants - 5037; Viruses - 0; Other Eukaryotes - 2996 (source: NCBI BLink).): MVFFMSYPPTRRQLVVSVGFFAAGVSLFVAGAYLSLANISPQQARVKARNDFVKDRIRKWLDD, from the coding sequence ATGGTGTTTTTTATGTCGTATCCGCCGACACGGCGGCAGTTAGTAGTGTCGGTGGGTTTTTTCGCGGCGGGCGTTTCTCTCTTCGTCGCCGGAGCGTATCTCTCACTCGCCAACATCTCACCGCAACAAGCTCGCGTCAAAGCTCGTAATGATTTCGTCAAGGATCGAATCAGGAAATGGCTCGACGATTAG